The window TGATAGGCTTTTTGGTAAAGTGCTAATTACCATAAAAAATAACTATTTTGCTTGTTATCTCCATAGCATGTTAATTATTCTGTTTTTTTTCCCATCATCTTGCAGGTATTTAGAGATCAATTTTGGCCAATGATGTGCTTTGGCAGTTATATATTATCCTAATAACTGCTTAAGGTGAGGAATTGGTGTCTACCCAAAGCATTCATTTCCACTTCGTCTTTTGTTTGTTGtggaatatttatttattttttcttccgGCAGGTGTTTTACAATGCCCTCTGTGGTCTTTGGTTTGGCAGCTAATCTGAACCGGAGCAATTTGGACTGTTTTGGTTGACTACATATGCTATGTATTATATTGCTTTGTTCTGTTCAGGACTGCTGATAATTGAAAGTATAGTTCATCagtaaaacaaattaaaatttagctaataaattaaaatggaaagtaTAGTTCCATTTGGGTACAAAGCGTTGTTCATCTTTTTAATCTCATTGGGTGGAAATGCAGAACTTTAATTAATGATCTTCTATCTTTTTGAAGTCTTTCATATGGGTTGTAGCCACCCTGCAAACGACCAAAACAAAAGAACCAGATCAGTCTTAATTTGTGATGCAAACAATTTCAAACAAGTTGAACTTTTGATGGGAGTCACGAAGTACTGTGCTTAATTACAATATTGTCAGGGTTACAATAACTGCTAAATTAAGAATCTGACTAGCGATCCTAATCCAAAAACAAAATGTGAGTCGTAGTCAATTCTTTACACTGATAAAGTTAATAAAAACTAACAAGTTAAATTTACTAATTCTGTAAAATGGTAAGTTATTTGATGGTTCTAGTGGCCTAGTGCATAGAAAAAGTGGCCACACATGCAATCTCATTGTTAGGTTGTCATCTGGCACTTGAGCAGCAGTTAGTTTGATACTTGACGGAAATTAAGAAGTCTGACAGATACAGTGCATATTATTATTGGTAGATActtaaatggatgtaaaatcataatggtatttttttttcaatagaaTAGTTatacatttattattcattggtATCGCCTCTTTACTCAATACTTTGTTTCAAGAAATTAAATTGCATAAAGAAaatacttgttttattctgtacTTCTGCCATaacaaattttaatttatgaatCAAATGATCTGTTGAGAACCTGAGAGATGTGATAACGAGACAGTGATTCATATTTAAAAGCTATGTCATGTTTAACTACGAGATACACTAAACTATAAATTTTCGAATTTAAAGTGTTGGATTTTTTAATCCtaaatttttttgttaattaatctGCAAATCAGATTATTTTCTTTAGCACCCTTATTTTTTAGTGCAATAGATATAGCAAAGTGCAATTATTGAAAcggttagattatataattttattagacttatttatttatttatagtcttaggataatttaatcttttaccttttcaatttagggtttaggtttataagattttatacttttttatttctaaatttttgggATTCATCAAATCAAGACAACTATTTTTTCTTTGACGtcaatttctacatggtatcagaaccttcatctttatattttttttgataatttgattgaagaactttTAATTCGATCTACAGTTTTCACGGAAAAGACCCCTCCATAAATTTTTTTGGCACAATTGTGCAATTTTGATTGGGTTTCTTTTGTTTTCACAATACTTGATTTTGTTTGGTGTTCGGTTATTCGTTCTATCATCATGAGTGGTCGTACAGAAGATTTGCTTCAATCGATTAATGTCCGACTGGATAGAAAAAATTATTCATATTGGAGAtgtgttataaaaaaaattcttgcgAGGAAAATATGTCAGGATATGTTTCAAGTGTGTGAGTTTAACTTACGAACATCAATACTGATGATTCTATAAAGTCATTGGATGTTGGGAGACCGATAATGCGAAGATTATTATGTGGATCAATAATTTTGTTTCACACTCCATTGGTACTCAGTTGGACAAGTACGAGACAGTAAGAGGTTTGGGATTATCTGACACGATTATACATGCAATCTAACTTTGTTAAAAATATCAATTAGAAGTAGATATCTGCATACTGCGATAGCAAGATATGGGCATCCAAGATTTTGATTATGCCATGTCAGAACTATGAGACTAGTTAGCACTCACAGAATCCTTAGAATTGCGAGCATTCCTAGCTTATGTCACTTATAGAGAAGAACATCTGGTCCAATTCTTGATGCCCTTCTGATGACTTTGAAGGATTGCGTGGAATAATTTTACATCGTAGTCCTCTCCTTTCTGTTGATTCAGTAGTACATGAATTCTAGCTGAGGGGATTCATCTTAAGTCTCATGTTGATAAGAGGACTATTGCACCATTTACGCCATCTATTTTTGCAACACCATAGTGGTCTATGCCGCATAATCAAAGTAGGTCGACTTTGAAGGTTTTTAGTGATGAGTGTACTTATTGTAAAGAAAAAAGACATGGTAAGTCTCAGTGTCTATTATTGTTAAACAAAGGTAAACTACCGCAGCAACAAAAACGACCACAACAATAGCAATATCAACAACAACGACCTCAACAATCACCATTGCTATATCAGAATGCTTCATGGAAATCTAGTAATCAACCACAACAGTTGTCAAATGGACTATCTCAGTCTAGTAATATAGTGGATGTCTCCTTTTTAGATCCACATATACTTGAGCAATTTCAACAATTCTTTGCTTCACAGCCCTCTGTCATACCTACTTCTTCTCATATATGTTTGTCATCCTTTAGTACATCAagtatatctttctctttatggATCTTAGATTCTGGAGCCTCTCATTATATGTCACCTAACTTATCATCTTTTATCTCCTTATCTTCTGATTCATCTTTATCAGTTATGACGACTGATGGTACTCCGATGTCATTATTAGGTGTTGGTAAGTTGATACATCTCCACTATCTTGACTTATCACGCAATTACAGCATTAGAAGGTTGCCTGAGTCATTATGTGACTTGCACAATCTGCAATCATTGATATTACAGAAATGTAATTTAGAAGAGTTGCCTAACAATATTGACAAGTTGATAAATCTATACTATCTCGACTTAGCTTACAATTACAATATTAGAAGATTGCCTGAGTCATTATGTGACATGTACAATATGCAGACATTGACATTATATGGTTGTGATAATTTAGAAAGCCTCCGGCATGGCATGATAAAGTTGATCAACTTGAGGAAACTTGATAGACTAGATAAGTTTATTGACAAGATAACAAAGATTGGGAAGCTTACTTCTCTTCAGAATTTGTCTGTTTTCAAAGTGTTAAAGGATAATGGACACAAACTTATTGAATTAAACGGTTTGAAACAACTTCGAGGAGGACTATGTATAACTAATCTTGAGAATGTGGAAAACAAAGACGAAACAAATATTGCTAGTTTGAATAGTAAAGAAGACCTCGATGAGTTGGAACTAGAATGGACATCTTTGCAAGAATTTGATTCAGATGTTAATTTGCACATCTCAGAGCAGGTGCTTGAAGGTCTCCAATCACATCACAATCTACAGAGTTTGACAATCAGAGGATATAATGGTGCTA is drawn from Zingiber officinale cultivar Zhangliang chromosome 1B, Zo_v1.1, whole genome shotgun sequence and contains these coding sequences:
- the LOC121992805 gene encoding putative disease resistance protein RGA1; amino-acid sequence: MTTDGTPMSLLGVGKLIHLHYLDLSRNYSIRRLPESLCDLHNLQSLILQKCNLEELPNNIDKLINLYYLDLAYNYNIRRLPESLCDMYNMQTLTLYGCDNLESLRHGMIKLINLRKLDRLDKFIDKITKIGKLTSLQNLSVFKVLKDNGHKLIELNGLKQLRGGLCITNLENVENKDETNIASLNSKEDLDELELEWTSLQEFDSDVNLHISEQVLEGLQSHHNLQSLTIRGYNGARPPNWLHEQVYSRLETLQLQNCKNWNDLVVVRQLSQIKHLCLVRIPVQTQNLHNLFNPEHCKFFSQLEELVLEGIIMLEDLPNLGQLPCLKSLSIQSLPGVKMIGDRFFATTEEGSCFPRLHSLSFHEMPAWEEFHFSNDRNLFPCLVLLHISNCQKLLMLPRLPPSITCLQLKNVGLEDCPRFWKAIDEGSSITNSASVTELYI